A stretch of the Thiomicrorhabdus xiamenensis genome encodes the following:
- a CDS encoding efflux RND transporter permease subunit, which produces MSNQPSKWNLSALAVREQSVTLYFIIVVALAGIYAFLYMGRAEDPSFDLNTMVVSATWPGATAREMQEQVADPMEKRLEEIAYFDRVETKSRPGRTDLLVIFAQDTPSGMSQDLYYQVRKRLNDLAPTLPQGVQGPFFNDDFEDVYFTLYSLTAPGWSHQELVQVADEMSVALRRVDGIKKVNLIGEQPSKVFIDFDQERLSQMALDINTLQEQIAAHLQKTSGGFIESNGPRVYLRAPQNGRELTVSEIAALPLSINGTTIRLSDVAEVYKGYQSPASYLIRDKGEQAVLVGVVMAKGVDGLKLEKSLIDFEQYYIHQLPAGVLLDKVTNQADAIHGAVSTFQLKFVTALLVVLVVSLLALGLRAGFIVALAVPLTLAMTFMFMFLNGLNFDRISLGALIISLGLLVDDAIIAIEMMLVKMAEGMEKAKAAAYAWSVTAAPMLVGTLVTVVGFLPIGLAQSQVGDYAGGIFWVLGMTLIASWLVAVYFTPYLGVKMLPKVSNPHQELFDSRFYRFLRSVVQTCVRYKKSVVLLTFAVFVLSAIAMKDVVEKQFFPSSDRPELMIDIAMPEGTSIEATDKVALRVEELIKGHPQVKSLSSYIGQGAPRFFLALNPELPNPAFAKIIVVTHGKEERDQLQAELQAQIDQGLFPEARVRAHPLLFGPPVPWPVTFRVVGPDPETLRAIAKRLQNLMAEQDFTIDPHLQWGQRSLVMRLKFDSERLLQLGMTQQQLMAQLDAQLQGSTIGQIRQDNRTLEVVLRSDRQTRRNLGNLGDILIRTPSATVPLSHLAELVPQYEDMLFDRRNRELFLAVNSEVTPGMQPPVATQKLLDVMGPLKDSLPPGYRIDVGGSVEESAKAEASIQAMMPLMLLMITLLLMLFVRSFSSMFMVLLTAPLGLIGAVAALVLFQQPFGFVANLGLIGLAGILMRNTLILTGQIDDNARHGMSAHEALVDATLRRARPVLLTAVAAMLAFIPLTTSTFWGPMAFVLIGGVGVGTLLTLLFLPALYALWFKVKVA; this is translated from the coding sequence GTGTCGAATCAGCCTTCAAAATGGAATTTATCTGCACTTGCGGTGCGAGAGCAGAGCGTTACGCTGTATTTTATTATCGTTGTGGCATTGGCCGGAATCTACGCTTTCCTGTATATGGGGCGAGCCGAGGATCCCAGTTTTGACCTGAATACCATGGTGGTGTCTGCGACCTGGCCGGGAGCGACAGCGCGTGAAATGCAGGAGCAGGTCGCCGATCCGATGGAAAAGCGTCTTGAAGAGATTGCCTATTTCGATCGGGTTGAAACCAAGTCCCGTCCCGGACGAACCGATTTGCTGGTGATCTTTGCGCAGGACACGCCGAGCGGTATGTCGCAGGATCTCTACTACCAGGTACGCAAACGCCTGAATGATCTGGCACCGACCCTGCCGCAAGGCGTTCAAGGCCCTTTCTTCAATGACGACTTCGAGGACGTCTATTTCACACTGTACAGCCTGACGGCGCCGGGATGGTCACATCAGGAACTGGTTCAGGTTGCAGATGAGATGTCGGTGGCCTTGCGCCGTGTGGATGGGATCAAGAAGGTCAATCTGATCGGCGAGCAGCCGTCGAAAGTCTTTATCGATTTCGATCAGGAAAGACTGTCGCAGATGGCGCTGGATATCAATACGCTACAGGAGCAGATTGCTGCACATTTGCAGAAAACTTCCGGCGGATTTATTGAGTCCAACGGCCCGCGAGTTTATTTGCGTGCGCCACAAAACGGCCGGGAACTGACCGTATCCGAAATTGCGGCTTTGCCGCTCAGTATCAACGGCACGACGATCCGTTTAAGTGATGTCGCCGAGGTTTATAAAGGTTATCAGTCTCCTGCGAGCTATCTGATCCGCGACAAGGGTGAACAAGCGGTTCTGGTCGGTGTTGTCATGGCGAAAGGGGTGGACGGTCTGAAGCTGGAAAAGAGCCTGATCGACTTTGAGCAATATTATATTCATCAGCTACCTGCCGGTGTTTTGCTGGATAAGGTGACCAATCAGGCCGATGCGATTCATGGCGCGGTCAGTACTTTTCAGCTTAAATTTGTAACAGCCTTACTGGTGGTTCTGGTGGTTAGCCTGCTGGCGCTGGGCTTGCGTGCCGGATTTATCGTCGCTTTGGCAGTGCCTCTTACGCTGGCGATGACATTTATGTTTATGTTCCTGAACGGTTTGAACTTCGATCGTATTTCATTGGGGGCGCTGATTATTTCGCTAGGCTTGCTGGTTGACGATGCGATTATCGCCATCGAGATGATGTTGGTGAAAATGGCCGAAGGGATGGAAAAAGCTAAAGCGGCTGCCTATGCCTGGAGTGTGACCGCCGCGCCGATGCTGGTCGGTACGCTGGTGACGGTAGTCGGCTTCCTGCCTATCGGTCTGGCCCAATCGCAGGTTGGCGATTATGCCGGTGGCATTTTCTGGGTGCTGGGAATGACTTTGATCGCTTCCTGGCTGGTCGCGGTCTATTTCACGCCTTATTTGGGCGTAAAAATGTTGCCAAAAGTCAGTAATCCGCATCAGGAACTGTTCGACAGCCGTTTTTACCGTTTTCTGCGTTCGGTTGTGCAGACCTGTGTGCGTTACAAAAAAAGCGTGGTTCTGCTGACGTTCGCAGTTTTCGTTCTTTCCGCGATTGCCATGAAAGATGTGGTTGAAAAGCAGTTTTTCCCGAGTTCCGACCGTCCTGAGTTGATGATTGATATCGCTATGCCGGAAGGAACCTCAATCGAAGCGACCGACAAGGTGGCGCTACGGGTAGAAGAGTTGATTAAAGGCCATCCTCAAGTCAAGTCGCTCTCCTCCTATATCGGTCAGGGGGCGCCGCGCTTCTTTCTGGCGTTGAATCCGGAACTCCCGAATCCGGCATTTGCCAAAATTATCGTCGTCACGCACGGTAAGGAAGAGCGTGATCAGCTGCAAGCGGAGCTACAGGCGCAAATTGATCAGGGACTTTTCCCGGAGGCTCGCGTTCGAGCGCATCCGTTGCTTTTTGGTCCGCCAGTGCCTTGGCCGGTGACCTTCCGTGTTGTCGGGCCGGATCCGGAGACCTTAAGAGCGATCGCCAAGCGTCTGCAAAATCTGATGGCCGAACAGGACTTTACCATCGATCCGCACCTGCAATGGGGGCAACGCTCTCTAGTCATGCGTTTGAAATTCGATAGCGAGCGCTTATTGCAACTGGGTATGACCCAGCAGCAGTTAATGGCGCAGTTGGATGCCCAGCTGCAGGGTTCGACGATTGGCCAGATTCGACAGGATAACCGGACACTTGAAGTGGTTCTGCGCTCGGATCGGCAAACACGGCGTAATCTCGGCAATCTTGGGGATATTCTGATTCGTACGCCTTCGGCTACCGTGCCGCTCAGTCATTTGGCTGAGCTGGTGCCGCAATATGAAGATATGTTATTTGATCGTCGCAATCGCGAATTGTTCTTGGCGGTTAACAGCGAAGTGACTCCGGGGATGCAGCCGCCGGTGGCGACTCAGAAACTTCTCGATGTCATGGGGCCTTTGAAAGACTCACTGCCTCCGGGTTACCGGATCGATGTCGGCGGATCGGTCGAAGAGTCGGCTAAAGCCGAAGCGTCGATTCAGGCGATGATGCCGTTGATGCTACTGATGATTACGCTGTTGCTGATGTTGTTTGTGCGCAGTTTCAGCAGTATGTTCATGGTGCTTCTGACGGCACCGCTCGGTTTAATCGGTGCCGTGGCGGCTCTGGTATTGTTCCAGCAGCCGTTCGGATTTGTCGCCAATCTTGGTTTGATCGGTCTGGCGGGCATACTGATGCGTAATACGCTGATTCTGACCGGGCAGATCGATGATAACGCCCGTCACGGGATGTCTGCTCACGAGGCTCTGGTGGATGCGACTCTGCGACGTGCCCGTCCGGTGTTACTGACGGCGGTTGCCGCTATGCTGGCGTTTATTCCGTTAACCACATCGACCTTCTGGGGACCTATGGCTTTTGTCCTGATTGGGGGTGTCGGTGTCGGTACTCTCTTGACCTTGCTGTTTTTACCGGCATTATATGCGCTTTGGTTCAAGGTTAAGGTTGCCTAA
- a CDS encoding efflux RND transporter periplasmic adaptor subunit, whose protein sequence is MQKIKYLNWAGSLFIGLVVSGIAGCQQQQETPETPLLKVKTVSIQQTQQQTQWYLSGTLQAKTTVDLAFRVAGEIAQVNVDLGDRVEADQLLVHLDPADYQLSVTSAEANIRATAAEINQTRSDLKRITALQQRKLASEQAKQQLENQLKALEAQQKANQQQLLQAQNQLNYTQLKVPVSGIIRAKLVEANQVVSAGQPVLQLIADGKREVAVDVPENRLASLPKQGQIRLQEHDYPVELRTLEPQADAASRTWTAFYRLAESQAVNALPLGQTVRVQFSQIQSGIRLPLSALYEQGDYRSVWLLQDGKAKRVPVQILRINRDSAWVAGEFPENSKVIALGVHLLSEGQALEEMP, encoded by the coding sequence ATGCAAAAAATTAAGTACCTGAACTGGGCGGGCAGTCTATTTATCGGCTTGGTAGTCTCGGGAATCGCAGGTTGTCAGCAGCAACAGGAAACACCGGAAACCCCTTTATTAAAGGTCAAAACGGTATCAATTCAGCAAACTCAGCAGCAAACTCAGTGGTATTTAAGCGGTACCTTGCAGGCGAAAACCACGGTCGATCTGGCATTCCGAGTTGCGGGTGAAATCGCGCAAGTGAATGTGGATCTGGGCGATCGGGTGGAAGCGGATCAGCTGTTGGTACATCTCGATCCGGCGGATTATCAGTTGTCGGTCACCTCCGCTGAGGCGAATATTCGCGCGACAGCGGCAGAAATCAACCAAACCCGCTCCGACCTGAAACGTATCACGGCACTTCAACAGCGAAAACTGGCTTCCGAGCAGGCGAAGCAGCAGTTGGAAAATCAGCTTAAGGCGCTTGAAGCGCAGCAAAAAGCCAATCAGCAGCAACTGCTGCAGGCGCAGAATCAGCTCAACTATACTCAGCTTAAAGTACCGGTCAGCGGGATTATTCGCGCAAAACTGGTTGAGGCGAATCAGGTGGTCAGCGCCGGTCAGCCGGTTCTGCAACTGATTGCCGACGGAAAACGCGAGGTGGCGGTAGATGTCCCGGAAAACCGTCTGGCGTCTTTACCGAAACAGGGACAAATCCGTCTTCAAGAGCATGACTATCCGGTCGAGTTGCGCACGCTTGAGCCGCAAGCCGATGCTGCGAGCCGAACCTGGACAGCTTTCTATCGTCTTGCGGAGTCGCAAGCGGTCAATGCTTTGCCGCTGGGTCAGACGGTGCGGGTGCAGTTTTCTCAAATTCAGAGTGGAATCCGTCTGCCGCTGAGCGCGCTGTACGAGCAGGGTGACTATCGCTCGGTATGGCTTCTGCAGGATGGGAAAGCCAAGCGTGTTCCTGTTCAGATACTACGTATCAACCGTGACTCGGCTTGGGTCGCCGGAGAATTTCCTGAAAACAGTAAAGTGATTGCGCTTGGGGTGCATCTGCTGTCGGAAGGACAGGCGCTTGAGGAGATGCCTTAG